The following coding sequences lie in one Xylocopa sonorina isolate GNS202 chromosome 7, iyXylSono1_principal, whole genome shotgun sequence genomic window:
- the LOC143425144 gene encoding popeye domain-containing protein 1-like isoform X3 has product MARTTRSRRKMANTTDAPSPASSLLSSTTTTPFTSPTSTTYSTEGYTFNYSGLPSLGGYSLEDLNYTELWVDVWNSTEASNVTERLNTTVLSSGGGYCDEWEAAQHKLFQAANLFFAAAFLVPRSFKASVLALRTFLTAGFMLAALWAGITICALDAMLWCLALGLLNGIHSLILACRFLPPALSPELAELYLKLFKPYKVSKKHFQELAKEARILKLDSGQTYATEGVTPADERLSILLRGKLKVTCDGTHLHYIKAYQFVDSPEWEAMHENIDDVFQVTIRAEESSTYICWTRLKLLRVLRHRPLLKVVLNTLIGSSPSRYSHQYWAPVVANHFPPTSPFTQGQSLGYSLLPQGVQFSPPARAPFLSHQPLARQRSGGTSGDYTLLPQTPKLERKRSKKGTREVTFETPV; this is encoded by the exons ATGGCCCGTACCACGCGCTCGCGACGAAAAATGGCGAACACGACTGATGCTCCCTCGCCTGCGAGCAGCCTTTTGTCGTCCACCACGACGACCCCATTCACCAGCCCGACATCGACAACCTACTCCACCGAGGGCTATACCTTCAATTATAGCGGCCTGCCGAGCCTAGGTGGCTACTCGTTGGAGGACCTGAATTACACGGAACTCTGGGTGGACGTATGGAACAGTACCGAGGCCAGCAACGTGACCGAGAGGTTAAATACCACTGTGCTATCATCGGGAGGAGGCTACTGCGACGAATGGGAAGCAGCGCAGCACAAGCTCTTCCAG GCGGCGAACCTTTTCTTCGCTGCGGCGTTCCTGGTGCCGCGCTCTTTCAAGGCCTCGGTATTGGCGTTACGCACGTTTCTCACGGCCGGCTTCATGCTGGCTGCCCTCTGGGCCGGCATCACCATATGCGCCCTGGACGCGATGTTATGGTGCCTCGCCCTGGGCCTTCTGAACGGCATCCACTCGTTGATATTGGCCTGTCGATTCCTACCGCCCGCACTCAGCCCGGAACTGGCCGAGCTCTATCTGAAACTGTTCAAGCCGTACAAAGTCAGCAAGAAACACTTCCAGGAGCTGGCCAAGGAGGCGAGGATACTGAAGCTGGACTCCGGTCAGACGTACGCGACGGAAGGCGTCACGCCTGCAGACGAACGGCTGTCGATACTGTTGCGTGGCAA GTTGAAGGTGACTTGCGACGGGACTCACTTGCACTACATCAAAGCTTATCAGTTCGTCGACTCGCCCGAATGGGAGGCCATGCACGAGAATATCGACGACGTCTTCCAAGTGACGATCCGCGCGGAGGAGTCGAGCACGTACATCTGTTGGACAAGGCTGAAGTTGCTCAGGGTGCTCAGGCACAGGCCGCTACTCAAGGTCGTCCTCAACACCCTCATCG GGAGTTCGCCGTCCCGGTACTCGCACCAGTACTGGGCGCCCGTGGTGGCGAATCACTTCCCGCCGACCTCGCCGTTCACCCAGGGCCAGAGCCTCGGGTACTCGTTACTGCCGCAGGGCGTACAGTTTTCACCACCTGCACGGGCACCATTCCTGTCGCATCAGCCGTTGGCGCGGCAGCGTAGCGGCGGCACGAGCGGCGATTACACCCTGCTACCTCAGACACCGAAGCTCGAGAGGAAACGCTCGAAAAAGGGGACGAGAGAG GTGACGTTCGAGACGCCCGTATGA
- the LOC143425144 gene encoding popeye domain-containing protein 1-like isoform X1 — translation MARTTRSRRKMANTTDAPSPASSLLSSTTTTPFTSPTSTTYSTEGYTFNYSGLPSLGGYSLEDLNYTELWVDVWNSTEASNVTERLNTTVLSSGGGYCDEWEAAQHKLFQAANLFFAAAFLVPRSFKASVLALRTFLTAGFMLAALWAGITICALDAMLWCLALGLLNGIHSLILACRFLPPALSPELAELYLKLFKPYKVSKKHFQELAKEARILKLDSGQTYATEGVTPADERLSILLRGKLKVTCDGTHLHYIKAYQFVDSPEWEAMHENIDDVFQVTIRAEESSTYICWTRLKLLRVLRHRPLLKVVLNTLIGKDITSKLYALNEQLAGVAAASETSTSNPYRGVARSLSVDAVNTETAGRVRSTTWKAQRRHSNPRSDRSSPSRYSHQYWAPVVANHFPPTSPFTQGQSLGYSLLPQGVQFSPPARAPFLSHQPLARQRSGGTSGDYTLLPQTPKLERKRSKKGTREVTFETPV, via the exons ATGGCCCGTACCACGCGCTCGCGACGAAAAATGGCGAACACGACTGATGCTCCCTCGCCTGCGAGCAGCCTTTTGTCGTCCACCACGACGACCCCATTCACCAGCCCGACATCGACAACCTACTCCACCGAGGGCTATACCTTCAATTATAGCGGCCTGCCGAGCCTAGGTGGCTACTCGTTGGAGGACCTGAATTACACGGAACTCTGGGTGGACGTATGGAACAGTACCGAGGCCAGCAACGTGACCGAGAGGTTAAATACCACTGTGCTATCATCGGGAGGAGGCTACTGCGACGAATGGGAAGCAGCGCAGCACAAGCTCTTCCAG GCGGCGAACCTTTTCTTCGCTGCGGCGTTCCTGGTGCCGCGCTCTTTCAAGGCCTCGGTATTGGCGTTACGCACGTTTCTCACGGCCGGCTTCATGCTGGCTGCCCTCTGGGCCGGCATCACCATATGCGCCCTGGACGCGATGTTATGGTGCCTCGCCCTGGGCCTTCTGAACGGCATCCACTCGTTGATATTGGCCTGTCGATTCCTACCGCCCGCACTCAGCCCGGAACTGGCCGAGCTCTATCTGAAACTGTTCAAGCCGTACAAAGTCAGCAAGAAACACTTCCAGGAGCTGGCCAAGGAGGCGAGGATACTGAAGCTGGACTCCGGTCAGACGTACGCGACGGAAGGCGTCACGCCTGCAGACGAACGGCTGTCGATACTGTTGCGTGGCAA GTTGAAGGTGACTTGCGACGGGACTCACTTGCACTACATCAAAGCTTATCAGTTCGTCGACTCGCCCGAATGGGAGGCCATGCACGAGAATATCGACGACGTCTTCCAAGTGACGATCCGCGCGGAGGAGTCGAGCACGTACATCTGTTGGACAAGGCTGAAGTTGCTCAGGGTGCTCAGGCACAGGCCGCTACTCAAGGTCGTCCTCAACACCCTCATCGGTAAGGACATTACGTCCAAGTTGTACGCCCTTAACGAGCAGCTCGCTGGTGTCGCCGCGGCCAGTGAGACATCCACGTCGAATCCTTACAGGGGCGTCGCGAGAAGTCTTAGCGTCGACGCTGTAAACACTGAAACTGCCGGAAGAGTACGATCGACGACGTGGAAGGCACAAAGGAGGCACAGTAACCCGCGTAGCGACA GGAGTTCGCCGTCCCGGTACTCGCACCAGTACTGGGCGCCCGTGGTGGCGAATCACTTCCCGCCGACCTCGCCGTTCACCCAGGGCCAGAGCCTCGGGTACTCGTTACTGCCGCAGGGCGTACAGTTTTCACCACCTGCACGGGCACCATTCCTGTCGCATCAGCCGTTGGCGCGGCAGCGTAGCGGCGGCACGAGCGGCGATTACACCCTGCTACCTCAGACACCGAAGCTCGAGAGGAAACGCTCGAAAAAGGGGACGAGAGAG GTGACGTTCGAGACGCCCGTATGA
- the LOC143425144 gene encoding popeye domain-containing protein 1-like isoform X2: MARTTRSRRKMANTTDAPSPASSLLSSTTTTPFTSPTSTTYSTEGYTFNYSGLPSLGGYSLEDLNYTELWVDVWNSTEASNVTERLNTTVLSSGGGYCDEWEAAQHKLFQAANLFFAAAFLVPRSFKASVLALRTFLTAGFMLAALWAGITICALDAMLWCLALGLLNGIHSLILACRFLPPALSPELAELYLKLFKPYKVSKKHFQELAKEARILKLDSGQTYATEGVTPADERLSILLRGKLKVTCDGTHLHYIKAYQFVDSPEWEAMHENIDDVFQVTIRAEESSTYICWTRLKLLRVLRHRPLLKVVLNTLIGKDITSKLYALNEQLAGVAAASETSTSNPYRGVARSLSVDAVNTETAGRVRSTTWKAQRRHSNPRSDSDVRDARMTVARRGGPCKRTTPFAIAAAFRLAPSRSGETEPASTVCSLKHRRRVVRLLKSHGLCAPVVAA, translated from the exons ATGGCCCGTACCACGCGCTCGCGACGAAAAATGGCGAACACGACTGATGCTCCCTCGCCTGCGAGCAGCCTTTTGTCGTCCACCACGACGACCCCATTCACCAGCCCGACATCGACAACCTACTCCACCGAGGGCTATACCTTCAATTATAGCGGCCTGCCGAGCCTAGGTGGCTACTCGTTGGAGGACCTGAATTACACGGAACTCTGGGTGGACGTATGGAACAGTACCGAGGCCAGCAACGTGACCGAGAGGTTAAATACCACTGTGCTATCATCGGGAGGAGGCTACTGCGACGAATGGGAAGCAGCGCAGCACAAGCTCTTCCAG GCGGCGAACCTTTTCTTCGCTGCGGCGTTCCTGGTGCCGCGCTCTTTCAAGGCCTCGGTATTGGCGTTACGCACGTTTCTCACGGCCGGCTTCATGCTGGCTGCCCTCTGGGCCGGCATCACCATATGCGCCCTGGACGCGATGTTATGGTGCCTCGCCCTGGGCCTTCTGAACGGCATCCACTCGTTGATATTGGCCTGTCGATTCCTACCGCCCGCACTCAGCCCGGAACTGGCCGAGCTCTATCTGAAACTGTTCAAGCCGTACAAAGTCAGCAAGAAACACTTCCAGGAGCTGGCCAAGGAGGCGAGGATACTGAAGCTGGACTCCGGTCAGACGTACGCGACGGAAGGCGTCACGCCTGCAGACGAACGGCTGTCGATACTGTTGCGTGGCAA GTTGAAGGTGACTTGCGACGGGACTCACTTGCACTACATCAAAGCTTATCAGTTCGTCGACTCGCCCGAATGGGAGGCCATGCACGAGAATATCGACGACGTCTTCCAAGTGACGATCCGCGCGGAGGAGTCGAGCACGTACATCTGTTGGACAAGGCTGAAGTTGCTCAGGGTGCTCAGGCACAGGCCGCTACTCAAGGTCGTCCTCAACACCCTCATCGGTAAGGACATTACGTCCAAGTTGTACGCCCTTAACGAGCAGCTCGCTGGTGTCGCCGCGGCCAGTGAGACATCCACGTCGAATCCTTACAGGGGCGTCGCGAGAAGTCTTAGCGTCGACGCTGTAAACACTGAAACTGCCGGAAGAGTACGATCGACGACGTGGAAGGCACAAAGGAGGCACAGTAACCCGCGTAGCGACA GTGACGTTCGAGACGCCCGTATGACGGTCGCTCGACGGGGAGGGCCCTGCAAGCGTACCACTCCTTTCGCTATCGCCGCAGCGTTCCGCCTAGCCCCGTCGAGATCTGGTGAAACCGAACCAGCTAGCACGGTTTGTTCTCTGAAGCACCGTCGCCGCGTCGTCCGGCTACTAAAATCGCACGGCCTATGTGCCCCCGTGGTCGCCGCGTGA